A single window of Cervus canadensis isolate Bull #8, Minnesota chromosome 17, ASM1932006v1, whole genome shotgun sequence DNA harbors:
- the LOC122419776 gene encoding 60S ribosomal protein L9-like encodes MVAILSNQTAGLPENIDITLKGRTATVKGPRGTRWRDFNHINVAFSLLGEKKKRLQVDKWWGNKKELVTVCTICSRVQNMIKSVTLGFCYKMRSVCAHFPIDVAIQENGSLAEIENFGSEKYIHRVQMRPDIAYLVPQAQEDELSLEGNHMELVSDSASHKNIRKVLDGIYVFEKGTVQQADE; translated from the exons GCCATCCTCAGCAATCAGACTGCCGGCCTTCCAGAAAATATCGACA ttACTCTGAAGGGACGCACAGCTACTGTGAAGGGCCCCAGAGGCACCCGGTGGAGGGACTTCAATCACATCAATGTAGCATTCAGTCTCcttggagagaaaaagaagaggctcCAAGTTGACAAATGGTGgggaaataaaaaggaactgGTTACAGTTTGCACGATCTGTAGTCGTGTACAGAACATGATCAAAAGTGTCACACTGGGCTTCTGCTACAAGATGAGGTCTGTGTGTGCTCACTTCCCCATCGATGTTGCTATTCAGGAGAATGGTTCTCTTGCTGAAATCGAAAATTTTGGGAGTGAAAAATACATCCACAGGGTTCAGATGAGGCCAGACATTGCTTATTTAGTACCTCAAGCCCAGGAAGATGAGTTGAGTCTTGAAGGAAACCACATGGAACTTGTGTCAGATTCAGCAAGCCACAAGAATATCAGAAAAGTTTTGGATGGTATCTACGTTTTTGAAAAAGGAACAGTTCAGCAGGCTGATGAATAA